Proteins from a genomic interval of Phenylobacterium sp. LH3H17:
- a CDS encoding helix-turn-helix transcriptional regulator — MRAAMDPLSATLSALADPTRRAILARLAEGQATVGELAEPFDISLPAVSQHLKVLQTAGLISRGREAQWRPARLEAGPMKDVASWLEHYRRFWEGSFNKMDAYLAKLTKEKSDGRKH, encoded by the coding sequence ATGCGGGCGGCGATGGACCCCTTGAGCGCGACGCTGTCGGCGCTGGCGGATCCCACCCGCCGGGCGATCCTGGCGCGGCTGGCGGAAGGCCAGGCCACGGTGGGCGAACTCGCCGAGCCGTTCGACATCAGCCTGCCGGCGGTGTCGCAACACCTGAAGGTCCTGCAGACCGCGGGCCTGATCTCGCGCGGCCGCGAGGCCCAATGGCGGCCCGCCAGGCTGGAGGCAGGCCCCATGAAGGACGTCGCCAGCTGGCTCGAACACTACCGCCGCTTCTGGGAAGGCAGTTTCAACAAGATGGACGCCTACCTGGCCAAGCTCACCAAGGAAAAGTCCGATGGCCGCAAGCACTGA
- a CDS encoding SRPBCC domain-containing protein, translating to MAASTEIGRPAHAAPLPDDEIYIVRAFAAPVALVFRLWEDPAHRAPWWGPGASTCTHFAHEFREGGAWRACIKSAQHGEQWQGGVYREIERDKRIVFTFAWDSAPAGEAETLVVVTLAERKGATIQTFHQTPFATVERRDDHVVTLSLLFDRQQAYVQSIAQGEAP from the coding sequence ATGGCCGCAAGCACTGAGATCGGCCGCCCGGCGCACGCCGCCCCGCTGCCCGACGACGAGATCTACATCGTCCGCGCCTTCGCCGCCCCCGTCGCCCTGGTCTTCCGTCTCTGGGAGGACCCGGCCCACCGCGCCCCGTGGTGGGGCCCGGGGGCGTCCACCTGCACCCATTTCGCCCATGAATTCCGCGAGGGCGGCGCCTGGCGCGCCTGCATCAAGTCGGCCCAGCATGGCGAACAGTGGCAGGGCGGCGTCTATCGCGAGATCGAACGCGACAAGCGGATCGTCTTCACCTTCGCCTGGGATTCCGCCCCTGCCGGCGAGGCGGAGACCCTGGTGGTCGTCACCCTCGCCGAGCGCAAGGGCGCGACGATCCAGACCTTCCACCAGACCCCCTTCGCCACCGTCGAGCGGCGCGACGACCACGTGGTCACCTTGAGTCTGCTGTTCGACCGCCAGCAGGCCTACGTCCAGTCCATCGCCCAGGGAGAAGCCCCATGA
- a CDS encoding VOC family protein: MRYIVNDVDAAIAFYRDLLGFEVDFSAAPGFAMLRRGPLRLLLNRPGAGGAGQSMPSGEAPAPGGWNRIQLQVGDLGAEVERLRAAGGRFRNEIVQGNGGRQILVEDPSGNPIELFEPPAR; this comes from the coding sequence GTGCGTTACATCGTGAACGACGTCGACGCGGCGATCGCCTTCTATCGCGACCTGCTGGGGTTCGAGGTCGACTTCAGTGCGGCGCCGGGCTTCGCGATGCTGCGCCGGGGGCCGCTGCGGCTGTTGCTGAACCGCCCCGGCGCCGGCGGCGCGGGCCAGAGCATGCCGAGCGGCGAGGCGCCGGCGCCGGGCGGCTGGAACCGCATCCAACTGCAAGTCGGGGATCTCGGAGCCGAGGTCGAACGGCTCAGGGCCGCGGGCGGCCGTTTCCGCAACGAGATCGTGCAGGGCAATGGCGGCAGGCAGATCCTCGTCGAGGATCCCTCAGGCAATCCGATCGAGCTGTTCGAGCCCCCGGCCAGATAG